The Lactuca sativa cultivar Salinas chromosome 2, Lsat_Salinas_v11, whole genome shotgun sequence genome includes a window with the following:
- the LOC128132290 gene encoding uncharacterized protein LOC128132290, whose amino-acid sequence MSTSSAKSSFQGGPTLTKKRIVRCGCGDVCKVSVARTPENYGKKFYGCPNYKVEEEDCGFFKWYNEEDGHIIDLTHTKQKQGQGQGHGQLKTLVEIIVGLLVLIFVMVTILAFGRMFELTWLLVFSCKWKYNTEVG is encoded by the exons ATGTCGACTTCGTCTGCCAAATCAAGCTTCCAAGGTGGTCCAACATTGACAAAGAAAAGAATAGTTAGATGTGGCTGTGGAGATGTGTGCAAGGTATCTGTTGCTCGAACACCTGAGAACTATGGAAAGAAGTTTTACGGGTGCCCTAATTACAAG GTGGAAGAAGAGGATTGTGGTTTTTTCAAATGGTACAATGAAGAAGATGGTCACATTATCGACCTAACTCACACAAAGCAGAAGCAGGGGCAGGGGCAGGGGCATGGACAGTTGAAGACTTTGGTAGAAATAATTGTAGGTCTTTTGGTTCTTATTTTTGTAATGGTGACAATATTGGCTTTTGGAAGAATGTTTGAGTTGACTTGGCTTTTGGTTTTTAGTTGCAAATGGAAGTACAATACTGAAGTTGGCTAG